One genomic segment of Paenibacillus durus includes these proteins:
- the moaA gene encoding GTP 3',8-cyclase MoaA, with protein sequence MINDLLQRPLKDLRISVTDRCNFRCVYCMPKEIFGPDYPFLSKQELLNFQEIARLAQIFAALGVTKIRLTGGEPLLRPNLPLLLDKLTSIEGIQDVALTTNGVLLPKYAADLKAAGLRRVSVSLDSLSDERFGYINGRGIGVEPVLKGIEAAARAGLKVKINMVVQKGVNDQDIVPMAKYFKDAGHTIRFIEYMDVGNSNGWNLDKVVTKQEIIDRIGRHVMPLEAVPGQYFGEVASRYRYKGTEQEVGIISAVSDAFCGTCTRARISANGSLYTCLFATEGTDLRGLLRSGMPDDVLAGRIAHIWNNRDNQYSAKRGRDTNEAGGKQKIEMFYIGG encoded by the coding sequence ATGATCAATGACCTACTTCAACGCCCGCTCAAAGATTTGAGAATTTCCGTCACGGATCGTTGCAATTTTCGCTGTGTATATTGCATGCCGAAGGAAATTTTCGGCCCGGATTATCCCTTTCTTTCCAAACAGGAGTTGCTCAATTTTCAAGAAATAGCAAGGCTTGCGCAAATATTTGCGGCTCTCGGCGTGACCAAGATACGCCTCACCGGAGGTGAACCGCTGCTGCGACCCAATCTTCCGCTCTTATTGGACAAGCTTACTTCCATAGAGGGTATTCAGGACGTCGCGCTGACAACAAACGGTGTGCTGCTGCCCAAATATGCAGCGGACTTAAAAGCTGCGGGACTGAGGCGGGTATCGGTAAGCCTCGACTCGTTGTCGGACGAGCGGTTCGGCTATATAAACGGCAGGGGAATCGGAGTCGAACCGGTGCTTAAGGGGATTGAAGCGGCAGCAAGGGCCGGGTTGAAGGTGAAGATCAATATGGTTGTTCAAAAAGGCGTCAACGATCAGGATATCGTTCCGATGGCGAAATATTTCAAAGACGCCGGACATACGATTCGCTTCATTGAATATATGGACGTGGGGAATAGCAACGGCTGGAATCTGGACAAGGTCGTAACCAAACAGGAGATTATTGACAGGATTGGCCGGCATGTGATGCCGCTTGAGGCGGTTCCCGGCCAATACTTCGGAGAAGTGGCTTCCCGTTACCGGTATAAAGGAACAGAGCAGGAGGTCGGTATTATTTCTGCGGTTTCGGACGCCTTCTGCGGAACATGTACAAGAGCGAGAATTTCAGCGAACGGCTCCCTGTATACGTGTCTCTTCGCCACGGAGGGAACCGATCTCCGAGGGCTTTTGCGGTCAGGAATGCCGGATGATGTGCTCGCGGGCAGGATCGCACACATCTGGAATAACAGGGACAACCAATACAGCGCCAAGCGGGGGCGGGATACGAATGAAGCAGGCGGCAAGCAGAAGATTGAAATGTTCTATATTGGAGGTTAG
- a CDS encoding alpha/beta hydrolase: MNQPGEYTELLSLLRAKSVARVKDGYDFVVKKIPDSDNEGELDPRVLSVQQQQQSKASAEEREPESADLGAFEKLALRMRSGMLGSGSKDITRTDIVQSKLSINGTNGSIPIRIYRPGNRQQLPAIVFFHGGAFVGGTVDGMENACKALSEKAGAVVVSVDYRLAPEHPFPAGFVDCLDAVYWTWRSAEQLGVNANQITVAGDSAGANFAAACALKDKESGTEVIKYQALIYPVVNNAEAVTDDFSWSIEEYVINRHHEFIMPGLQEIKGNLEVIRQVYARNLDASIPYISPLLAEQLDGLPEALILTAEYDYLRLEAEAYARKLSRYGVKTRLIQYNGTNHGFLDKLGLYPQAEDCLDEIAEGIRKYFELN; this comes from the coding sequence TTGAACCAACCCGGCGAATATACAGAATTGCTTTCTCTTCTTCGTGCAAAATCAGTTGCCCGGGTTAAAGACGGATACGACTTTGTTGTTAAAAAAATTCCGGATTCGGATAACGAAGGCGAGCTTGATCCGAGAGTGTTAAGTGTACAACAGCAGCAGCAGAGTAAAGCTTCGGCCGAAGAGCGCGAACCGGAATCTGCGGACCTTGGTGCATTTGAAAAGCTTGCCCTCCGGATGAGATCCGGCATGCTGGGCTCGGGCAGCAAGGATATTACCCGCACGGATATCGTGCAGTCGAAGCTTTCCATTAACGGAACGAACGGCAGCATCCCCATCCGTATATATAGGCCCGGGAACAGGCAGCAATTGCCAGCCATCGTGTTTTTTCATGGAGGGGCATTTGTCGGTGGGACCGTGGACGGCATGGAAAATGCATGTAAAGCTCTATCGGAGAAGGCCGGCGCCGTTGTCGTCTCCGTGGATTACAGGCTTGCTCCCGAGCATCCGTTCCCGGCCGGATTCGTCGATTGTCTCGATGCGGTGTATTGGACCTGGCGCAGTGCCGAACAACTTGGCGTAAACGCAAACCAAATCACGGTAGCGGGCGACAGCGCCGGAGCAAATTTCGCAGCCGCCTGCGCCCTGAAGGACAAGGAGTCAGGGACGGAAGTGATCAAGTACCAGGCGCTGATTTATCCCGTCGTCAATAATGCCGAAGCCGTTACAGACGATTTCAGTTGGAGCATTGAGGAGTATGTCATTAACCGGCATCACGAGTTTATCATGCCAGGTCTTCAGGAGATCAAGGGCAATCTTGAAGTCATCAGGCAGGTATACGCGAGAAATTTGGACGCATCCATCCCCTACATCTCCCCATTATTAGCGGAACAGTTGGACGGTCTGCCGGAAGCTCTGATCCTGACAGCCGAATACGATTATTTGAGGCTGGAAGCTGAAGCCTATGCAAGAAAGCTGTCAAGATACGGGGTCAAGACGAGGCTGATCCAATATAACGGAACCAATCACGGTTTCCTGGACAAGCTCGGACTGTACCCTCAAGCGGAGGATTGTCTCGATGAAATTGCCGAAGGAATCAGAAAATACTTCGAACTTAATTGA
- a CDS encoding sugar ABC transporter permease has product MDGVKPKKIVSITSVYTFLIIVGIISIYPAIWVILSSLRLGGSLFSETLVPRQVTFIHYKELFAKYDFGLWYLNSLKISVISTIFMTILILLTGYIFSTFRFGGRKTLMSTLLVLGLFPSFMSMIAVYILLNMMNLLDTHLAVIIVYVAGSPVFFLFAKSYFDTIPKGLVEAARIDGANHLGVFFRIVAPLSTPMVVYMALLSFTGTFTDFIFARLVLSSTETKTLAVGLYDMITTNFSNDFTVFAAGCVLIAIPITLLFIIMQRFLVDGLTAGGEKG; this is encoded by the coding sequence ATGGATGGTGTAAAACCGAAAAAAATCGTCAGCATCACATCTGTTTATACCTTTCTTATCATCGTTGGCATCATCTCCATCTATCCCGCCATTTGGGTCATCCTGTCCTCATTGCGCCTTGGGGGCTCGTTATTCAGCGAGACGCTGGTTCCCCGGCAGGTAACGTTCATTCACTACAAGGAATTGTTCGCCAAATACGATTTCGGGCTCTGGTATTTGAATTCGCTCAAAATTTCCGTAATCAGCACGATTTTTATGACGATTCTGATTTTGCTGACCGGATATATATTCTCCACCTTCCGTTTCGGCGGCCGTAAAACCTTGATGAGCACCTTGCTTGTTCTCGGGCTGTTCCCCTCTTTCATGAGCATGATCGCCGTTTACATCTTGCTGAACATGATGAATCTGCTGGACACGCATCTGGCCGTCATCATCGTCTATGTGGCAGGCTCGCCGGTGTTCTTCCTGTTTGCCAAAAGCTACTTCGATACGATCCCTAAAGGGCTCGTTGAAGCCGCCCGTATCGATGGAGCGAATCATCTGGGTGTTTTTTTCCGTATCGTCGCACCGTTGTCAACGCCTATGGTCGTGTATATGGCGCTTCTTAGTTTTACAGGCACATTCACGGATTTTATTTTTGCGAGACTGGTATTAAGCTCAACCGAGACGAAGACGCTTGCTGTCGGGCTGTACGATATGATCACCACCAATTTTTCGAACGACTTTACGGTGTTCGCTGCCGGATGCGTATTGATCGCCATACCGATCACGCTCTTGTTTATAATCATGCAGCGCTTTCTGGTGGACGGTCTGACTGCAGGCGGCGAAAAGGGCTGA
- a CDS encoding sugar ABC transporter substrate-binding protein translates to MTKKVGLVILSLMLMFALAACGGNSTNSAQQSEAPDSSSAPAGAASDELTPEPGAKLIFWHPKTPFSEYAVQEFEKKYNIPVTLQDVGYDAILNKYKADGPAGKGADVFVLGSLDLGDAVKSGSVLPNDYFEEDTKNMMLEEAIQSFTWDGILYGYPSYAYLPAIFINKDLVKDAKFETWDDIKAFAKQFNDVKNNKFGFFFEANSKDSAYPFMAAEGGYYFGKDGTDANDIGINNEGAVKGLEYFQSLKEILPLKAADASGDVKTSLWEQGKIAMIMDGTWNSGRFKQLPFKVESMPLPNLPDGKMAPVMTGVGGFFVGSYTQYPNAAKLFANFLMSEEMQMKINEVTGFLPLAKNLQNEELYKDDPVTLGFIRQLKQSHFYPIIPEMKVLAYNDTIFTPAIEQIWDGADVKTSLDKAAQSLKDSIAGSQ, encoded by the coding sequence ATGACGAAGAAAGTTGGATTGGTAATATTGTCCCTCATGCTGATGTTTGCTTTGGCCGCATGCGGCGGAAACTCCACGAATTCCGCTCAGCAATCTGAAGCCCCGGATTCCAGCAGCGCTCCGGCAGGGGCGGCATCGGACGAACTGACTCCTGAACCTGGCGCCAAGCTTATATTCTGGCACCCCAAGACTCCTTTCTCTGAATATGCGGTACAAGAATTCGAGAAAAAATACAACATTCCCGTGACGCTTCAAGATGTCGGTTACGACGCGATCCTGAATAAATATAAAGCCGATGGCCCGGCCGGAAAAGGCGCCGACGTCTTTGTCCTTGGCAGCCTTGATTTGGGAGATGCCGTGAAATCGGGCAGTGTGCTGCCAAATGATTATTTTGAAGAAGATACCAAAAATATGATGCTTGAAGAGGCGATCCAGTCGTTTACGTGGGACGGTATTCTCTACGGTTACCCCAGCTATGCTTATTTGCCCGCCATATTCATCAACAAGGATTTGGTGAAGGATGCCAAATTTGAAACTTGGGATGACATTAAAGCTTTTGCGAAACAGTTTAACGATGTCAAAAACAATAAATTCGGATTTTTCTTTGAAGCTAACTCCAAGGACAGCGCTTATCCGTTTATGGCTGCGGAGGGCGGTTATTATTTCGGCAAAGACGGAACGGACGCGAACGATATTGGCATCAATAACGAGGGCGCGGTTAAAGGGTTGGAATATTTCCAGAGCCTGAAAGAAATTTTACCTTTAAAAGCAGCCGATGCGTCCGGTGACGTTAAGACCAGCCTCTGGGAACAAGGTAAAATCGCCATGATTATGGATGGAACGTGGAACAGCGGAAGATTCAAGCAGCTTCCTTTCAAAGTAGAGTCCATGCCGCTGCCCAACCTGCCGGACGGAAAAATGGCTCCGGTAATGACCGGCGTCGGCGGATTCTTCGTCGGGTCTTATACGCAATATCCGAACGCCGCCAAGCTGTTCGCCAACTTCCTGATGTCGGAAGAAATGCAGATGAAAATTAATGAAGTCACCGGATTTCTTCCTTTGGCCAAAAACCTGCAAAATGAAGAGCTGTACAAGGATGATCCGGTTACCCTGGGCTTCATCCGCCAATTGAAGCAATCGCATTTTTACCCGATTATTCCTGAAATGAAGGTTCTGGCGTACAACGATACCATATTCACGCCAGCCATTGAACAAATATGGGACGGTGCCGACGTCAAAACGTCATTGGATAAAGCCGCACAGAGCTTGAAGGATTCGATTGCCGGAAGTCAGTAA
- a CDS encoding MFS transporter, with product MGTTIIKPVAKKKLLFVAGLGWLFDAMDVGIIAFIGAALMKDWNLLPQQVGLIGSVNSLGMMVGALLAGIFADRVGRKPILLATVLLFSLASGFSALATTFTVFLILRFFIGLGLGGELPVSSTLVSESIPEKHSGRTIVLLDTFWVAGWILAAVISYFVIPKFGWQSALLICALPALYTVYLRREIPDSPSFRQPRKKKPSIKENMKAIWSSKYAKSTIMLWLLWFCVFFAYYGMFLWLPSVMVLKGFALVKSFGYVLIMTLAQLPGLLSAAWLIDKVGRKFVIITYLIMAALCGYFFGTADSLSMLMICGILLSFFNVGAIGTIWAYTPEQYESKIRSTGTGMASAIGRIGGILGPLMLGYLIAAEVTFGTIFAIFCSFIVIGALSVLLLGKETRPALNMDEGETSLDQAL from the coding sequence ATGGGCACTACCATAATCAAACCGGTGGCTAAAAAGAAACTGTTGTTCGTTGCAGGACTTGGCTGGCTCTTTGATGCAATGGATGTGGGCATTATCGCATTCATTGGTGCAGCTCTAATGAAAGATTGGAATTTGTTGCCCCAGCAGGTAGGATTGATCGGGAGCGTCAATTCTTTAGGAATGATGGTCGGCGCTCTGTTAGCAGGAATATTTGCCGATCGTGTTGGGCGTAAGCCGATATTATTGGCTACCGTGTTACTGTTTTCTCTTGCCAGTGGCTTCTCCGCGTTAGCAACCACATTCACGGTATTTCTTATTCTCCGTTTTTTTATCGGTTTAGGACTGGGAGGAGAGCTTCCCGTATCAAGCACGTTAGTATCTGAAAGCATTCCCGAGAAGCATTCCGGCCGAACCATCGTTTTGTTAGATACCTTTTGGGTTGCCGGATGGATTCTGGCGGCGGTTATATCCTATTTTGTAATACCTAAATTTGGGTGGCAGTCGGCTTTGCTGATTTGCGCGTTACCAGCCCTCTATACCGTATATTTAAGGCGGGAGATTCCGGATTCACCATCGTTTCGGCAACCAAGGAAAAAGAAGCCTTCCATTAAAGAAAATATGAAAGCCATCTGGTCGAGTAAATATGCCAAATCCACGATCATGCTTTGGCTCTTATGGTTCTGTGTCTTCTTCGCCTACTATGGCATGTTTCTATGGCTGCCGTCAGTGATGGTTCTGAAAGGCTTTGCTCTGGTCAAAAGCTTTGGATACGTTCTTATTATGACGCTGGCTCAATTACCCGGCTTACTAAGCGCTGCCTGGTTGATTGATAAAGTGGGACGCAAGTTCGTTATTATCACCTACTTAATCATGGCAGCCCTTTGCGGCTATTTCTTCGGCACTGCAGATTCGCTGTCTATGCTTATGATATGCGGTATTCTCCTTTCCTTCTTCAATGTAGGAGCAATAGGCACCATTTGGGCCTATACCCCGGAGCAATATGAGTCTAAAATTCGTTCAACCGGTACTGGAATGGCTTCGGCTATTGGACGTATAGGCGGGATTTTAGGGCCGCTGATGCTTGGGTATCTTATAGCGGCAGAGGTTACCTTCGGTACTATCTTTGCTATATTTTGCAGCTTTATTGTCATCGGTGCTCTCAGTGTACTTCTTCTGGGCAAAGAGACTCGTCCTGCATTGAACATGGATGAAGGTGAGACATCTCTGGATCAAGCGTTGTAA
- a CDS encoding FAD-dependent monooxygenase, which produces METPKNEVKTDVCIVGAGPAGMLLGLLLAKQGINVIVLEKNADFHREYRGEITQPRFVQMMKQLNLLDYIESHDHVKINEVVVFHDHKEIMQLSFDTLIDEESYCARLTQPTMLAALLEKARHYPNFKLLFNTKVKDLIKDGDKIIGVHAVRTAGDSTNAEELAEEGEFDIRAAVTVAVDGRNSTMEKLAGFELDLDYYVNDLLWFSFEKPESWDYNIYHFYFQKNYNYLFLPKLGGLIQCGISLTRGEFQKIKEEGIEAFKSRILEDLPILKPYVEPMEDFKSFVLLLCKMRYVKDWAKDGCLLIGDAAHCVTPWGAVGSTLAMGTAIIAADVIYKGFRTGDLSLETLKQVQARRKDEVKMIQNLQVTLERFLTREPVKKDLAPHIFSICTKLPDITDTYKRLYTREKPLDIDPSFVFAD; this is translated from the coding sequence ATGGAGACGCCTAAGAACGAAGTGAAGACAGACGTATGCATTGTTGGAGCCGGTCCTGCCGGAATGCTGCTCGGCTTGCTGCTCGCCAAACAGGGAATTAACGTGATCGTACTGGAGAAGAATGCGGACTTTCACAGGGAATATCGCGGGGAAATTACCCAGCCGCGTTTTGTCCAGATGATGAAGCAGCTTAACCTGCTTGACTATATCGAGAGCCACGACCATGTGAAGATCAATGAAGTGGTTGTATTCCACGATCATAAGGAAATCATGCAGCTTTCCTTTGATACCTTAATTGATGAGGAGAGCTACTGTGCCAGACTGACCCAGCCGACGATGCTTGCAGCCCTCTTGGAGAAGGCACGGCACTACCCGAACTTTAAGCTCCTGTTTAATACGAAAGTGAAAGACCTGATTAAAGACGGCGACAAAATCATCGGCGTTCATGCGGTGAGAACAGCAGGGGATTCTACAAACGCGGAGGAGCTGGCGGAGGAAGGGGAATTCGATATTCGCGCGGCGGTAACGGTAGCCGTGGACGGCCGGAATTCAACGATGGAAAAGCTCGCCGGCTTCGAGCTGGACCTCGACTATTATGTGAATGACCTGCTGTGGTTCTCTTTTGAGAAACCGGAGTCATGGGACTATAACATTTACCACTTCTACTTCCAGAAAAACTACAATTATCTTTTCCTGCCCAAGCTGGGCGGACTCATCCAATGCGGAATTTCGCTCACAAGGGGCGAGTTTCAGAAAATCAAGGAAGAAGGCATTGAAGCCTTCAAAAGCCGGATTCTCGAAGACCTGCCCATTCTTAAACCTTATGTGGAGCCGATGGAAGACTTCAAGTCCTTTGTTCTCTTGTTATGCAAAATGCGGTATGTCAAGGACTGGGCCAAGGACGGCTGCCTGCTGATCGGCGATGCCGCCCACTGCGTCACTCCCTGGGGAGCGGTTGGCAGCACACTAGCGATGGGGACCGCAATTATTGCGGCGGATGTGATTTATAAAGGGTTCCGTACCGGCGACCTGTCGCTTGAAACGCTGAAGCAGGTTCAGGCCAGACGCAAGGACGAGGTGAAGATGATTCAGAATCTTCAGGTAACTCTGGAAAGATTCCTGACCCGGGAGCCCGTCAAGAAGGATCTGGCCCCTCATATTTTCAGCATTTGCACCAAGCTCCCGGACATCACGGATACGTACAAGCGCCTTTATACGCGAGAGAAGCCGCTCGACATTGATCCATCGTTTGTTTTTGCCGACTAA
- a CDS encoding GntR family transcriptional regulator, whose protein sequence is MDLANKLVKETTTMAVYRRLYDLVLSGRFQPGEWIRERELKEMLGVSSTPIREAMRMLVQERILESVPHHGVRVKELSVKELKDLYELRAELEGMAARLAAERGSSTHFKQMENLLNLEQAHGGNTGHATDAIELNNRFHDLVVEAGGNLALKSTLHHLRAGISWIQVMAWNRNKERHALTDHQHRGIWEALVNRDPQLAQARMHEHIWDTISLMLKSRQEDASEQAGE, encoded by the coding sequence ATGGACTTGGCTAATAAGCTTGTTAAAGAAACAACGACCATGGCTGTATACAGACGGTTATATGATCTGGTGCTGAGCGGGAGATTTCAGCCGGGTGAATGGATCAGGGAACGCGAGCTGAAGGAGATGCTGGGTGTAAGCAGCACGCCGATTCGTGAAGCGATGCGCATGCTGGTGCAGGAACGCATTCTGGAATCTGTTCCCCATCACGGCGTTCGGGTCAAGGAGCTGTCGGTGAAAGAGCTGAAGGATTTATATGAGCTTCGCGCCGAACTGGAGGGAATGGCGGCCCGGCTTGCCGCCGAGCGGGGAAGCAGCACGCATTTCAAGCAGATGGAGAATCTCCTGAATCTTGAGCAGGCTCATGGCGGGAATACCGGCCACGCCACGGATGCCATTGAATTAAATAACCGGTTTCACGATCTGGTTGTAGAGGCCGGCGGGAATCTCGCGCTGAAGAGCACCCTGCATCATTTGCGTGCGGGAATTAGCTGGATACAGGTGATGGCATGGAACCGGAATAAAGAACGCCATGCGCTTACCGACCACCAGCATCGCGGGATTTGGGAGGCGCTTGTGAACAGGGACCCTCAGCTTGCCCAGGCCAGAATGCATGAGCATATATGGGATACGATCAGCTTAATGCTAAAATCGCGGCAAGAAGACGCAAGTGAGCAAGCGGGAGAATAG
- a CDS encoding LysR family transcriptional regulator — protein MNIVHLETFIIVCKYGNFTEAAKHLYVPQPTVTNRINQLEDELGQELFARGKSGKRNVQLTRAGERFLPHAQSVIDTLKMAKQEITHTTSLSIGSSVPLSHPLIYNVIQDLSNLNEHLNIHLIFLESSSILKALVDNVVDVAFTTDLMMNTCYQSYPLGSEEFNLILPADHPLSNQPLLENFTCMEEENIIFYEPYKNSIADLTDLNFKKKLYSNQVEVIKSLIHEQHGISFLPPMILEKEIKNNEMVSIPLSENIQLNKINYYLTCNKENLLKKGIHLNQENWTFKEVV, from the coding sequence ATGAACATCGTGCATCTGGAGACTTTCATCATCGTGTGTAAATACGGTAATTTTACAGAGGCGGCCAAGCATCTTTACGTCCCTCAACCAACCGTAACCAACCGCATCAATCAGTTGGAGGATGAGCTCGGTCAAGAGCTTTTTGCCAGAGGAAAGTCAGGAAAACGAAATGTTCAGCTTACACGTGCGGGAGAGAGGTTCCTTCCTCATGCCCAATCTGTCATTGATACGCTCAAGATGGCCAAGCAGGAAATTACCCATACTACCTCGTTGTCGATCGGAAGCTCGGTTCCCCTCAGCCACCCTCTCATCTATAATGTTATTCAGGATCTTTCCAATCTGAACGAGCATTTGAATATCCATTTGATCTTCCTGGAATCTTCCAGCATTTTGAAAGCACTGGTTGATAATGTAGTGGACGTCGCCTTTACAACCGATTTAATGATGAACACCTGCTATCAGAGCTATCCGCTTGGCTCCGAGGAGTTCAACCTGATTCTCCCGGCTGATCACCCGCTGTCGAATCAGCCCTTGCTGGAGAACTTCACATGCATGGAAGAAGAGAATATCATATTCTATGAGCCCTACAAGAACAGCATCGCGGATTTAACGGATCTGAATTTTAAAAAGAAGCTTTATTCGAACCAGGTTGAAGTGATCAAAAGCTTGATCCATGAACAGCACGGAATCAGCTTTCTTCCCCCCATGATTCTTGAGAAGGAAATCAAAAATAACGAAATGGTCAGTATTCCGTTATCGGAGAATATTCAACTGAATAAAATCAACTACTATTTAACCTGCAATAAAGAGAATTTATTGAAAAAGGGGATTCATTTGAATCAGGAGAACTGGACCTTCAAAGAGGTTGTCTAG
- a CDS encoding GntR family transcriptional regulator, producing MTQQPDKLVKETTAMAVYKRLFDYVMSGQFEPGIWIRERQLKEMLGVSSTPIREALRMLVQEQVLELVPHHGVRIKEYSTKEIQDYYELRAELEGLAAELAAERGSKLMFGKMEEILYLHRTFETERSDEAVELNNQFHDLIVEASGNLSLKNTLQHLRVGINWIQVMAWSRNKDRHFSTFHQHQGVLDALMARNPKLARSRMQEHVWDSIKLIIDPPGTLQMAGELRKS from the coding sequence ATGACGCAGCAGCCCGACAAGCTAGTTAAAGAAACAACAGCCATGGCCGTCTATAAAAGATTGTTTGACTACGTAATGAGCGGCCAGTTTGAACCGGGTATATGGATCAGGGAGCGCCAGCTCAAGGAGATGCTTGGTGTCAGCAGTACACCGATCAGGGAAGCGTTGAGAATGCTTGTACAGGAGCAGGTGCTTGAATTGGTCCCCCATCACGGCGTCCGTATCAAAGAATACTCTACGAAAGAAATCCAGGATTATTACGAGCTTCGCGCCGAGCTTGAGGGTCTTGCTGCGGAGCTCGCGGCCGAGCGGGGAAGCAAGCTTATGTTCGGCAAGATGGAGGAGATTCTCTACCTGCACCGGACATTTGAGACGGAACGCTCCGATGAAGCGGTTGAGCTAAATAACCAGTTCCATGATCTCATCGTGGAGGCCAGCGGAAATCTCTCGTTAAAAAATACGCTCCAGCATTTAAGAGTGGGGATTAACTGGATTCAAGTCATGGCATGGAGCCGCAATAAGGACCGGCATTTCAGCACCTTCCATCAGCACCAGGGCGTTCTGGATGCGTTGATGGCCCGGAACCCGAAGCTGGCCCGTTCCCGGATGCAGGAGCATGTATGGGATTCCATTAAACTCATCATAGATCCGCCAGGCACGCTGCAAATGGCAGGAGAACTTCGAAAAAGTTAA
- a CDS encoding carbohydrate ABC transporter permease, with product MYEHRKTLEGVYQPHKVVEHRKVAAVLSVLLMGLGQLYNRQYGKGIMLLIFSSLGIYTAVTRLPHAVWGIVTLGEKERHLEKVGKIYKQVMGDHSIFLLVEGLITIFLLIVFAWIYFLNIKDAYRTGKIREEGGATSTFVQSLKYVAEYRFPQIAISIPMLGILFFTIMPIIFMILLAFTNYTINNQPPAHLIDWQGFKTFKDIFVIKSWSHTLYSVALWTFVWALLTTLTSFIGGFAVALVVQRKEVRLKSFWRTLFILPYAIPAFVSTLILKNIFNGQFGPINQYLKMLGLPVVPWLSDPTMAKITLVIVNFWLSFPVMMLMIIGILSTIPSDMYEAADIDGASGFQKLRLITYPAVMFSMAPLLVMQFVGNINNFNLIFLLTGGKPGSSDFRFAGHTDILITWIYKLTIDQGQYNFASVIGIFIFIILSFFAVWSIRNTKAFKEEEVK from the coding sequence ATGTACGAGCACCGCAAGACGCTGGAAGGGGTATATCAGCCTCACAAGGTTGTCGAACATCGTAAGGTTGCGGCGGTCTTGTCTGTTCTTCTCATGGGTCTTGGCCAATTATATAACCGCCAATACGGGAAAGGGATTATGCTCCTGATCTTCTCCTCTCTCGGGATCTATACGGCGGTTACCCGGCTTCCGCATGCCGTTTGGGGTATTGTTACGCTGGGCGAAAAAGAAAGGCACCTGGAAAAAGTAGGGAAAATATACAAGCAAGTTATGGGCGATCATTCCATCTTCCTTCTGGTCGAAGGACTGATTACCATATTCTTGTTGATTGTGTTTGCTTGGATCTATTTTTTGAACATTAAAGATGCGTATCGTACCGGAAAAATCAGAGAAGAAGGCGGAGCAACGAGCACGTTCGTACAAAGCCTGAAATACGTTGCCGAATACCGGTTCCCGCAAATCGCGATTTCCATCCCCATGCTGGGGATACTGTTCTTCACCATTATGCCGATTATATTCATGATATTGCTGGCTTTTACGAATTACACGATCAACAATCAGCCGCCCGCTCATTTGATTGATTGGCAGGGCTTCAAGACCTTTAAAGATATTTTCGTCATCAAGTCATGGAGCCATACCTTGTATTCGGTGGCGCTGTGGACATTTGTATGGGCGCTGCTGACCACGCTGACCAGCTTTATCGGCGGATTTGCCGTTGCTCTTGTGGTGCAGCGCAAAGAGGTGCGTTTGAAATCATTCTGGAGGACGCTTTTCATTCTGCCCTACGCCATTCCAGCGTTTGTTTCAACTTTGATTCTGAAGAACATTTTCAACGGCCAGTTCGGTCCGATCAATCAATATTTGAAAATGCTGGGACTTCCCGTCGTACCCTGGCTTTCCGACCCGACGATGGCGAAAATAACGCTGGTGATTGTGAACTTCTGGCTCAGCTTCCCGGTGATGATGCTGATGATTATCGGAATCCTGTCCACCATTCCAAGCGATATGTATGAAGCGGCCGATATCGATGGAGCAAGCGGCTTCCAAAAGCTTCGGCTGATTACGTATCCGGCTGTTATGTTCTCGATGGCGCCGCTGCTTGTCATGCAGTTCGTCGGCAACATTAACAATTTCAACCTGATCTTTCTCCTCACCGGAGGAAAGCCCGGCAGCTCGGATTTCAGATTCGCCGGCCATACCGATATATTGATTACCTGGATCTATAAACTGACCATTGATCAGGGCCAATACAATTTTGCTTCGGTTATTGGAATTTTTATCTTCATTATATTGTCGTTCTTTGCCGTCTGGAGCATACGCAATACGAAAGCGTTCAAGGAAGAGGAGGTTAAATAA